The following coding sequences lie in one Deinococcus carri genomic window:
- a CDS encoding S-ribosylhomocysteine lyase has protein sequence MANVESFDLDHTKVQAPYVRLAGVKTTPRGDQISKYDLRLLQPNQAAIDPAAIHTLEHLLAGYLRDHLQNVVDVSPMGCRTGMYMAVIGEPDEQGVLRAFEAALRDTEAHDRPIPGVSELECGNYRDHDLEAARQHARDALTQGLKVQETILLQR, from the coding sequence ATGGCGAACGTGGAATCCTTCGATCTCGACCACACCAAGGTGCAGGCTCCCTATGTGCGGCTGGCTGGCGTCAAGACCACCCCGCGCGGCGACCAGATCAGCAAGTACGATCTGCGTCTGCTGCAACCCAACCAGGCGGCGATTGACCCGGCAGCTATTCATACGCTGGAACACCTGCTGGCCGGGTACCTGCGCGACCACCTCCAGAACGTGGTGGACGTCTCCCCGATGGGCTGCCGCACCGGCATGTATATGGCCGTGATTGGCGAGCCGGACGAACAGGGCGTGCTGCGTGCCTTCGAGGCCGCCCTGCGCGACACCGAGGCCCACGACCGTCCCATTCCCGGCGTCAGCGAGCTGGAATGCGGCAACTACCGCGACCACGATCTGGAGGCCGCCCGCCAGCACGCCCGCGACGCCTTGACCCAGGGTCTCAAGGTGCAGGAAACGATTCTGCTGCAACGCTGA
- the lspA gene encoding signal peptidase II: MPTLLDRQRTFPAWVPLLLAALLVAADQALKAWALANLTYGAAPVPFLPGVLDWVLTFNTGAAWSLFSGSAVPLALGRLLVGLGILVYLVVRPQGRFLTVVLSMIAAGAIGNTIDGLRLGRVTDMLHAPPLSAITRALNAGDFPIFNLADSLVVVGTLLLLIASFMGERKPKV, encoded by the coding sequence GTGCCCACCCTGCTTGATCGCCAGCGAACCTTTCCCGCCTGGGTCCCGCTGCTGCTCGCCGCCCTGCTGGTTGCCGCCGATCAGGCGCTCAAGGCGTGGGCGCTGGCGAACCTGACCTATGGGGCCGCGCCCGTTCCCTTTCTGCCGGGCGTGCTGGACTGGGTGCTGACCTTCAATACCGGGGCGGCCTGGAGCCTCTTTTCGGGGTCCGCCGTGCCGCTGGCGCTGGGGCGGCTGCTGGTGGGGCTGGGGATTCTGGTTTATCTGGTGGTGCGGCCCCAGGGCCGCTTTCTGACGGTGGTGCTGAGCATGATTGCCGCCGGGGCCATCGGGAACACCATCGACGGGCTACGCCTCGGGCGGGTCACAGACATGCTCCACGCGCCGCCGCTGAGCGCCATCACGCGCGCCCTGAACGCCGGGGACTTCCCGATTTTCAACCTGGCGGACTCGCTGGTGGTCGTGGGAACGCTGCTGCTCCTGATCGCCAGCTTCATGGGCGAGCGCAAGCCGAAGGTCTGA
- the rpmB gene encoding 50S ribosomal protein L28 — MSKVCEVCGKGPIVVNSVVRRGKARREGGVGRKTTGITKRVQKPNLQPLTVNRGGVSVRMRVCTKCRKSLV, encoded by the coding sequence ATGTCGAAAGTGTGCGAAGTGTGCGGTAAGGGACCGATCGTGGTGAACTCGGTCGTTCGCCGTGGTAAGGCCCGCCGTGAGGGCGGCGTCGGTCGCAAGACCACCGGTATCACCAAGCGGGTCCAGAAGCCCAACCTCCAGCCCCTCACCGTCAACCGGGGCGGCGTCTCCGTGCGGATGCGCGTCTGCACCAAGTGCCGCAAGAGCCTGGTCTGA
- a CDS encoding GlsB/YeaQ/YmgE family stress response membrane protein: MSWIILILVGALCGWLASLIMKTDAQQGAVANILIGIVGALLAQWIFGNLLGIGGAYAAGNGFNFWSIIWGIVGSVILIAILKALRVLR; the protein is encoded by the coding sequence ATGAGTTGGATTATCCTGATTCTGGTTGGTGCCCTGTGCGGTTGGCTCGCAAGCCTCATCATGAAGACCGATGCCCAGCAGGGTGCGGTCGCGAACATCCTGATCGGTATCGTCGGCGCACTGCTCGCACAGTGGATCTTCGGCAACCTGCTCGGCATCGGCGGTGCCTACGCGGCAGGCAACGGCTTCAACTTCTGGAGCATCATCTGGGGCATCGTCGGCAGCGTCATCCTGATTGCCATCCTCAAGGCGCTGCGCGTCCTGCGCTGA
- the thrC gene encoding threonine synthase: MPGLIERYREYLPVTERTPALTLHEGGTPLIPAPGLSARLGVDLYLKYEGLNPTGSFKDRGMVMAVAKAIEDGADTIICASTGNTSAAAAAYAARAGLKCIVLIPDGNIALGKLAQALAYGARIVAINGNFDAALKLVRQISAEHPIALVNSVNPYRLQGQKTGAFEIVDTLGRAPDLLAIPVGNAGNISAYWMGFTEYQQAGKSPTLPQMWGFQAEGAAPFVRNAIVDEPQTLATAIRIGNPASADLARAAVRESGGLFDMVSDEEIMHAYNLVAREGVFCEPASATPVAGLLKLHAAGRLAPGQTVVAVLTGNGLKDPDAALRAVEAPQAVEASMERVLESIL; encoded by the coding sequence ATGCCCGGACTGATCGAACGTTACCGCGAGTACCTGCCCGTGACTGAACGGACACCCGCCCTGACCCTGCATGAGGGGGGCACGCCCCTGATTCCCGCGCCGGGGCTGAGTGCGCGCCTGGGGGTGGACCTGTACCTGAAGTACGAGGGGCTGAACCCCACCGGGAGTTTCAAGGACCGCGGCATGGTGATGGCGGTCGCCAAGGCCATCGAGGACGGGGCGGACACCATCATCTGCGCCAGCACCGGAAACACCAGCGCCGCCGCCGCCGCTTACGCTGCCCGCGCGGGCCTGAAGTGCATCGTGCTGATTCCCGACGGGAACATCGCGCTGGGCAAGCTCGCGCAGGCGCTGGCCTACGGGGCGCGCATCGTGGCGATCAACGGGAACTTCGATGCCGCCCTGAAACTGGTGCGGCAGATCAGTGCCGAGCATCCCATCGCCCTGGTGAACTCGGTCAATCCCTACCGCCTGCAAGGGCAGAAGACCGGGGCCTTCGAGATCGTGGACACGCTGGGCCGCGCCCCCGACCTCCTCGCCATTCCGGTGGGCAATGCCGGGAATATCAGCGCGTACTGGATGGGCTTTACCGAGTACCAGCAGGCCGGGAAAAGCCCTACCCTGCCGCAGATGTGGGGCTTTCAGGCGGAGGGGGCCGCGCCCTTTGTCCGCAACGCCATCGTGGACGAGCCGCAGACACTCGCCACCGCCATCCGCATCGGCAATCCGGCGAGTGCGGACCTGGCCCGCGCGGCGGTGCGCGAGAGCGGCGGCCTGTTCGACATGGTTTCCGACGAGGAAATCATGCACGCCTACAACCTGGTGGCGCGGGAGGGCGTCTTCTGCGAACCGGCCAGCGCTACCCCGGTCGCGGGCCTGCTGAAGCTGCACGCCGCCGGGCGACTCGCGCCGGGGCAGACGGTCGTGGCGGTCCTGACCGGCAACGGCCTGAAGGACCCCGACGCGGCCCTACGCGCGGTGGAAGCGCCGCAGGCGGTGGAGGCCAGCATGGAGCGGGTGCTGGAGAGCATTCTTTGA
- the thrB gene encoding homoserine kinase, whose amino-acid sequence MTFTVRAPASSANLGPGFDSLGLSVPLFTTLRVTKQAVTEVVPLGPELEGTPADESNYVYRAMELAAKRAGQPLPPARVEIETEVPLARGLGSSAAALVAGIVAGNELLGRPLSDETLLDVAAREEGHPDNVAPALFGGIVVATLDKLGTHYVRLDPPTHLGVTVLIPDFELSTSKARAVLPREYSRADAVHALSHAALLAAALAQGRLDLLRHAMQDYIHQIWRAPLVPGLSDILEEAHRHGALGAALSGAGPTVLCFHDTRESTKHLHRYLHGVMNKNGLTGRVLDLPIDTAGTVVERAGQAQKR is encoded by the coding sequence ATGACCTTTACCGTCCGTGCGCCCGCCTCCAGCGCGAATCTGGGGCCGGGGTTCGACAGCCTGGGGCTGAGTGTGCCGCTCTTTACCACGCTGCGGGTCACGAAGCAGGCGGTGACGGAGGTGGTGCCGCTGGGGCCGGAACTGGAAGGCACGCCCGCCGACGAGAGCAACTACGTGTACCGGGCGATGGAGCTGGCGGCGAAGCGGGCCGGGCAGCCCCTCCCCCCGGCCCGCGTGGAGATAGAGACGGAGGTGCCGCTGGCACGCGGCCTGGGGTCGAGTGCCGCTGCGCTGGTCGCGGGCATCGTGGCGGGCAATGAGCTGCTGGGAAGGCCGCTGAGCGACGAGACGCTGCTGGACGTGGCCGCCCGCGAGGAGGGCCACCCCGACAACGTCGCCCCGGCGCTGTTCGGGGGCATCGTGGTCGCCACGCTGGACAAGCTGGGCACGCATTATGTCCGGCTGGACCCGCCTACCCACCTGGGCGTGACGGTGCTGATTCCCGACTTCGAACTCAGCACCAGCAAGGCCCGTGCCGTGCTGCCCAGGGAATACAGCCGCGCCGACGCCGTTCACGCCCTCTCGCACGCCGCGCTGCTGGCCGCCGCGCTCGCGCAGGGGCGGCTGGACCTGCTGCGCCACGCCATGCAGGACTACATCCACCAGATCTGGCGCGCGCCGCTGGTGCCCGGCCTCAGCGACATTCTGGAGGAGGCGCACCGGCACGGCGCACTGGGGGCGGCCCTCAGCGGCGCGGGGCCGACGGTGCTGTGCTTTCACGACACACGCGAAAGCACTAAGCACTTGCACCGCTATCTACACGGCGTGATGAACAAGAACGGCCTGACGGGGCGGGTGCTGGACCTGCCGATCGATACGGCGGGAACGGTGGTCGAGCGGGCGGGCCAGGCCCAGAAAAGGTAA
- a CDS encoding MMPL family transporter: protein MRALSLLVTRRPWLVLLLWGLLALLSAYPASLAPRHLSANPGELRNAESSRVTALLRERFGEKDTNTALLVTRSVPPLTTPRGRAAYDRFVAGLEEVPGVTRVLRAGAQGAVPTVSPDGKLALTVAQIPLREGATQTLARVRAYAAAAESPALDVRVTGGQAIADDFTAFAEGDTKRSEFAALPLTALVLLGVFGALVATGLPLLVGVLSITVAMAGLYGLTHLTEVSTFAQSVITMLGLGAGIDYALLMVNRFREELARGGDARAAAARTVLTAGRSVLFSGLTVAIAMAALILPPIAFVRSMGLGGVLVVLLTVLTSVTALPALLALLGERVNSPRLLRLTWSQSGAASGAWTAFARRVTARPWLAVVLSTLFLLLLALPARDMRTGYAGAWGLTPGVESRDALADVRDLGAGGLLSQFEVILDLGGERYGPADRARFRQVVADLRALPGVQTVVSPFLTPADLVGNAGGGGTDALGAVSLLTRRSFSADRQLLRVTVVPDRYLRADQIEPFETRLRQTLSASGFRFLLGGAPIGEREFSHAITDALPAAVLTVFAATFLLLMVAFRSLLVPLKSILMNTLTVGAAYGVVTLVVQKGFLAGPLGIPGDVGVLDSSLPLLLFAVLFGLSMDYEIFLLSRVQEEVLRGHPNDEAVVLAVGRTARIITSAALIMFIVFCAFVVGRVVANKSIGLGLAVAVALDATLVRLVLVPAFLKLAGRWNWWLPGWLDRLLPRVRVEH, encoded by the coding sequence GTGCGCGCCCTTTCCCTGCTCGTGACCCGTCGCCCGTGGCTGGTGCTGCTGCTGTGGGGGCTGCTCGCGCTGCTCAGCGCCTACCCGGCCTCGCTGGCCCCCCGCCACCTCAGCGCCAACCCCGGCGAACTCAGGAACGCCGAGAGCAGCCGCGTCACGGCCCTGCTGCGGGAGCGCTTCGGGGAAAAGGACACGAACACGGCGCTGCTGGTCACGCGCTCGGTGCCGCCGCTGACCACCCCGCGGGGCCGCGCCGCCTACGACCGCTTCGTGGCCGGGCTGGAGGAGGTGCCGGGCGTGACGCGCGTGCTGCGGGCCGGGGCACAGGGGGCCGTGCCCACCGTCAGCCCGGACGGCAAGCTGGCCCTGACCGTCGCGCAGATTCCGCTGCGGGAAGGCGCGACCCAGACCCTCGCCCGCGTGCGCGCTTACGCCGCCGCTGCCGAATCCCCGGCGCTGGACGTGCGCGTGACCGGCGGGCAGGCCATCGCCGACGACTTCACCGCCTTCGCGGAGGGCGATACCAAGCGCAGCGAGTTCGCCGCGCTGCCCCTCACGGCGCTGGTGCTGCTGGGTGTGTTCGGGGCGCTGGTCGCCACCGGGCTGCCGCTGCTGGTGGGCGTGCTGAGCATCACCGTGGCAATGGCGGGGCTGTATGGCCTGACCCACCTGACCGAGGTGTCCACCTTCGCCCAGAGCGTGATTACGATGCTGGGCCTGGGTGCGGGCATCGACTATGCCCTGCTGATGGTCAACCGTTTCCGCGAGGAACTGGCCCGCGGGGGCGATGCGCGGGCGGCGGCGGCCCGCACGGTCCTGACCGCGGGCCGCAGCGTGCTGTTCAGCGGCCTGACCGTGGCGATTGCGATGGCCGCGCTGATTCTGCCGCCCATCGCCTTCGTGCGCTCGATGGGGCTGGGCGGCGTGCTGGTCGTCCTGCTGACGGTCCTCACCAGCGTGACGGCGCTGCCCGCGCTGCTGGCCCTGCTGGGCGAACGGGTGAACAGCCCGCGCCTGCTGCGCCTGACCTGGAGCCAGAGCGGGGCGGCGTCGGGGGCCTGGACCGCCTTCGCCCGCCGCGTGACCGCCCGGCCCTGGCTGGCCGTGGTCCTCAGCACCCTCTTTCTGCTGCTGCTCGCGCTGCCCGCCCGCGACATGCGGACCGGCTACGCGGGGGCCTGGGGCCTCACGCCCGGCGTGGAGAGCCGCGACGCCCTGGCCGACGTGCGCGACCTCGGCGCGGGCGGCCTGCTCAGCCAGTTCGAGGTGATTCTCGACCTGGGAGGGGAGAGGTACGGCCCGGCGGACCGCGCCCGCTTCCGGCAGGTGGTGGCCGACCTGCGCGCCCTGCCCGGCGTCCAGACCGTCGTCAGCCCCTTTCTCACGCCTGCCGACCTCGTCGGAAACGCGGGGGGCGGGGGAACAGACGCGCTGGGGGCAGTCAGCCTGCTCACCCGCCGTTCCTTCAGCGCCGACCGCCAGCTCCTGCGCGTGACCGTCGTACCCGACCGTTACCTGCGCGCCGACCAGATTGAACCCTTCGAGACGCGGCTGCGGCAGACACTTTCCGCCAGCGGCTTCCGCTTCCTGCTGGGGGGTGCCCCCATCGGTGAGCGCGAGTTCAGCCACGCCATCACGGACGCGCTGCCTGCCGCCGTCCTGACCGTCTTTGCCGCGACCTTCCTGCTGCTGATGGTGGCCTTCCGCAGCCTGCTGGTGCCGCTCAAGAGCATCCTGATGAACACGCTGACGGTCGGCGCGGCCTACGGCGTGGTCACGCTGGTGGTGCAGAAAGGCTTCCTGGCCGGGCCGCTGGGCATTCCGGGCGACGTGGGCGTGCTCGATTCCAGCCTGCCGCTGCTGCTGTTCGCCGTGCTGTTCGGTCTCAGCATGGACTACGAGATTTTCCTGCTGTCGCGTGTACAGGAAGAGGTGCTGCGCGGCCACCCCAACGACGAGGCCGTGGTGCTGGCGGTGGGCCGCACGGCCCGCATCATCACCTCGGCGGCGCTGATCATGTTCATCGTCTTCTGCGCCTTTGTGGTCGGGCGCGTCGTCGCCAACAAGAGCATCGGCCTGGGGCTGGCGGTCGCTGTCGCGCTGGACGCCACGCTGGTCCGGCTGGTGCTGGTGCCCGCCTTCCTCAAGCTCGCGGGGCGTTGGAACTGGTGGTTGCCGGGGTGGCTGGACCGGTTGTTGCCACGGGTGCGGGTCGAACACTGA
- a CDS encoding APH(3') family aminoglycoside O-phosphotransferase, translating to MTADRLTLPESLRRVLPAARWEAVTEGCSGAGVWRSQKYVVKVQERGGLPVSTLLQERERLRWLWGRVPVPAVVGFETTPTHEYLAMTRLPGIPMSDPDALLHPERVTDLLARSLRELHALPARECPFNMSLPVTLRLAREQVQAGLVDETDFDEERQGRSAADLFNELVRTRPEKEDIVVTHGDPCLPNLILNGKYVEGFVDVGRAGLADRHADLALAHRSLTHNLGPDHAERFLDLYGRALVDEGKLAYYRLLDELF from the coding sequence ATGACCGCCGACCGCCTGACCCTGCCCGAATCCCTGCGCCGCGTGTTGCCCGCCGCCCGCTGGGAGGCCGTGACGGAGGGGTGCAGCGGCGCGGGTGTGTGGCGCTCCCAGAAATACGTGGTCAAGGTGCAGGAACGCGGCGGCCTGCCCGTCAGCACGCTGCTCCAGGAGCGCGAGCGCCTGCGCTGGCTGTGGGGCCGCGTGCCGGTGCCCGCCGTGGTGGGCTTCGAGACGACCCCCACCCACGAGTACCTCGCCATGACCCGCCTGCCCGGCATCCCCATGAGCGACCCCGACGCCCTGCTGCACCCCGAGCGCGTCACCGACCTGCTGGCCCGCTCTCTGCGCGAACTCCACGCCCTGCCCGCCCGCGAGTGCCCCTTCAACATGTCCCTGCCCGTCACCCTGCGCCTGGCCCGCGAACAGGTGCAGGCCGGGCTGGTGGACGAAACCGACTTCGACGAGGAGCGGCAGGGGAGAAGTGCGGCCGACCTCTTCAACGAACTCGTCCGCACCCGGCCCGAGAAGGAAGACATCGTGGTCACGCACGGCGACCCCTGCCTGCCGAACCTCATCCTGAACGGCAAGTACGTGGAGGGCTTCGTGGACGTGGGCCGCGCGGGGCTGGCCGACCGCCACGCGGACCTCGCGCTGGCCCACCGCAGCCTGACGCACAACCTGGGGCCGGACCACGCCGAGCGCTTCCTCGACCTCTACGGGCGCGCGCTGGTGGACGAGGGCAAGCTGGCGTATTACCGCCTGCTGGACGAACTGTTCTGA
- a CDS encoding alpha/beta hydrolase, with protein sequence MFPDFRLERVELSGATLRVRHGGSGPPVLLLHGHPRTHTTWHRVAPLLAGQHTVVCPDLRGFGQSSQPHDTPDHAGSSKRAKARDCVELMTHLGFDQFAIVGHDRGAYTAFRAALDHPGVITKLAVLDAVPIAEALQRCDARFAAAWWHWFFFGQPEKPERAILADPDAWYGNMPGKAAQMGAENYADYRAAIHDPAVVHGMVEDYRAGLGIDREHDEADQRAGRQVRCPTLVLWSLEDDLEDLYGDVLAVWKPWAADLCGHGIDSGHHMAEEAPDELAAALLAFLHGG encoded by the coding sequence ATGTTCCCAGATTTCAGGTTGGAGAGGGTCGAACTCTCGGGAGCCACCTTGCGCGTCCGCCACGGCGGTTCCGGCCCGCCGGTCCTGCTGCTGCACGGGCACCCGCGCACGCACACGACCTGGCACCGGGTGGCCCCCCTGCTGGCCGGACAGCATACGGTCGTCTGCCCGGACCTGCGCGGCTTCGGGCAATCCTCGCAGCCGCACGACACGCCGGACCACGCCGGTTCCTCCAAGCGGGCCAAGGCACGCGACTGTGTGGAGCTGATGACTCATCTGGGATTTGACCAGTTCGCCATCGTGGGCCATGACCGGGGGGCCTACACGGCGTTCCGGGCCGCGCTGGACCACCCCGGAGTCATCACGAAGCTCGCGGTGCTGGACGCCGTGCCCATCGCGGAAGCCCTCCAGAGATGCGACGCGCGCTTTGCCGCGGCCTGGTGGCACTGGTTCTTCTTCGGGCAGCCCGAGAAGCCCGAGCGGGCGATTCTGGCCGACCCCGACGCCTGGTATGGGAACATGCCCGGCAAGGCCGCGCAGATGGGCGCGGAGAACTACGCCGACTACCGCGCCGCCATCCACGACCCCGCCGTGGTTCACGGCATGGTGGAGGACTACCGCGCGGGCCTGGGCATCGACCGCGAACATGACGAGGCCGACCAGCGGGCCGGGCGGCAGGTGCGTTGCCCCACCCTGGTGCTGTGGTCCCTGGAGGACGACCTGGAAGACCTGTACGGCGACGTGCTGGCGGTCTGGAAGCCCTGGGCGGCGGACCTGTGCGGCCACGGCATCGACTCCGGGCACCACATGGCCGAGGAAGCGCCCGACGAACTCGCGGCGGCCCTCCTCGCCTTCCTGCACGGTGGTTGA
- a CDS encoding CDP-alcohol phosphatidyltransferase family protein codes for MSHAKARPARECAAESLFRPLAERLLPPLARRNVNPLAVVLTHTALGVLAGVLLRRGHRLTPAALLQAKTLLDNLDGQLARATGQTTETGRYLDSEMDVVVNAAVLVGLAGRWGLPLTLLQSLILSVDYLWERDHRAARGAVFREPPIQAADHPQVLAALKLFYALYFTPQERLLGALFERRLRAAAGAVPTPADRRAYTPRAINRIAVNLGLSTQLLALGVCLLLRRPRLYLWSLPAQAALLAGVQVWREGQVRQAVSGQW; via the coding sequence ATGAGCCACGCCAAGGCCCGCCCCGCCCGCGAGTGCGCCGCCGAGAGCCTCTTCCGGCCCCTGGCCGAGCGGCTCCTGCCCCCGCTGGCGCGCCGGAACGTGAACCCGCTGGCGGTCGTGCTGACCCACACGGCGCTGGGTGTGCTGGCCGGGGTGCTGCTGCGCCGGGGCCACCGCCTCACGCCCGCCGCGCTCCTCCAGGCTAAGACGCTGCTGGACAACCTGGACGGCCAACTCGCCCGCGCCACCGGTCAGACCACCGAGACAGGCCGCTACCTGGATTCCGAGATGGACGTGGTGGTCAATGCCGCCGTGCTGGTCGGTCTGGCCGGGCGCTGGGGCCTGCCCCTCACACTGCTGCAAAGCCTGATTCTGAGCGTGGACTACCTCTGGGAGCGCGACCACCGCGCCGCGCGGGGCGCAGTGTTCCGCGAGCCGCCCATCCAGGCCGCGGACCACCCGCAGGTGCTGGCCGCCCTGAAACTCTTCTACGCCCTGTACTTCACGCCGCAGGAACGGCTGCTGGGGGCACTGTTCGAGCGCAGGCTGCGGGCCGCAGCGGGAGCCGTCCCCACCCCCGCCGACCGCCGCGCCTACACGCCCCGCGCCATCAACCGGATTGCCGTGAACCTGGGCCTCAGCACGCAACTGCTCGCGCTGGGGGTCTGCCTGCTGCTGCGCCGTCCCCGCCTCTACCTGTGGAGCCTGCCCGCTCAGGCGGCGCTGCTGGCGGGAGTGCAGGTGTGGCGGGAAGGACAGGTACGGCAGGCTGTGAGTGGTCAGTGGTGA
- a CDS encoding DUF2270 domain-containing protein, which yields MPGTGGGAGALLEQTLTDLSYSTNTANALIHLYRAEVGKMTAYRQRLDMTTNWSVVTTAGLASFALGDPNNSHATFLFAMFMNYFFLRLEARRFRTYEIAHHRVRIMERFFFPAMLGDRVEPGWHQLLLAELAKPRSPMSRADALGWRLNRNYLWIYAAVLFAWFAKLDLEQPKGWVLEFPAALSLADIGNFPGWLVFLGVFVFYGYLITLAIRAARTYPLEEG from the coding sequence ATGCCCGGCACAGGTGGGGGTGCGGGGGCGCTGCTGGAACAGACCCTGACCGACCTGAGTTACAGCACGAACACCGCCAACGCCCTGATTCACCTCTACCGGGCGGAGGTCGGCAAGATGACCGCCTACCGCCAGCGGCTGGATATGACCACCAACTGGTCGGTGGTGACGACGGCGGGTCTGGCTTCCTTCGCGCTGGGCGACCCCAACAACAGCCACGCCACCTTCCTGTTCGCCATGTTCATGAACTATTTCTTCCTGCGCCTCGAAGCGCGGCGCTTCCGCACCTACGAGATTGCCCACCACCGCGTCCGCATCATGGAGCGCTTCTTCTTTCCCGCGATGCTGGGCGACCGGGTGGAACCGGGCTGGCACCAGCTCCTACTGGCCGAACTCGCCAAGCCCCGCAGCCCCATGAGCCGCGCCGACGCGCTGGGCTGGCGGCTGAACCGCAACTACCTCTGGATCTACGCGGCCGTGTTGTTCGCCTGGTTCGCCAAGCTGGATCTGGAACAGCCCAAGGGCTGGGTGTTGGAGTTCCCCGCTGCCCTCTCGCTGGCCGACATCGGCAACTTTCCCGGCTGGCTGGTCTTTCTGGGCGTGTTCGTGTTCTACGGCTACCTGATCACGCTGGCGATCCGGGCGGCGCGGACCTATCCGCTGGAAGAGGGGTAA
- a CDS encoding MBL fold metallo-hydrolase, which translates to MTKAREHGPARVWTLPTGAIQENAVLVAGQDGEGFLIDPGDDAEALLALVRGSGVTVRGILLTHAHFDHIGAVQPLREALGVPVYLHPADRPIYERGAESAARWNLPFTQPAAPDAGIAHGQTFQAGDLTLTARELPGHAPGHVVFVGDGFVVAGDTLFQGSIGRTDLPGGNHPQLIEGIGRELLSLPDETAVYPGHGPATTVGTERRTNLFLR; encoded by the coding sequence ATGACCAAGGCGCGAGAACATGGCCCCGCCCGCGTATGGACCCTGCCCACCGGGGCGATTCAGGAAAACGCGGTGCTGGTGGCCGGACAGGATGGCGAGGGCTTTCTGATCGACCCCGGCGACGACGCGGAGGCGCTGCTGGCCCTGGTGCGCGGCTCGGGCGTCACGGTGCGCGGCATCCTGCTCACGCACGCGCACTTCGACCATATCGGGGCAGTGCAGCCCCTGCGGGAGGCGCTGGGCGTGCCGGTGTACCTTCACCCCGCCGACCGGCCCATCTACGAGCGCGGCGCGGAGTCGGCGGCCCGCTGGAACCTGCCCTTTACGCAACCCGCGGCCCCCGACGCCGGGATTGCCCACGGCCAGACCTTCCAGGCGGGCGACCTGACCCTCACCGCCCGCGAACTGCCGGGCCACGCGCCGGGGCATGTGGTGTTCGTGGGTGACGGCTTTGTGGTGGCGGGCGACACGCTCTTTCAGGGCAGCATCGGGCGCACCGACCTGCCAGGCGGCAACCATCCGCAACTGATCGAGGGCATCGGGCGCGAGCTGCTGAGCCTCCCCGACGAGACGGCGGTGTATCCGGGGCACGGCCCGGCCACCACGGTCGGGACCGAGCGGCGCACGAACCTCTTTTTAAGATGA